From one Malus sylvestris chromosome 1, drMalSylv7.2, whole genome shotgun sequence genomic stretch:
- the LOC126612702 gene encoding uncharacterized protein LOC126612702: protein MRIRILKSSSLIPNNLVNVYTESMPKSTFQKLVRGIGISPAQLPWKLSCSWLLGKFLLLGALQEELPKVPNTAASGDGSSNVTFFRAVLLVRRGRYDEAREYVERARKCLATELAALMDTSEDFESIFLEILHREICVGQSLQVQSCYTKTN, encoded by the exons ATGCGCATCAGAATATTGAAGTCAAGCAGTCTAATCCCAAACAACCTTGTCAACGTCTACACGGAGTCAATGCCGAAGTCTACCTTCCAAAAGCTTgttcgaggaattg GAATTTCCCCTGCACAACTCCCCTGGAAGTTGTCATGTTCTTGGCTATTGGGCAAGTTCTTGCTGCTTGGTGCTCTGCAAGAAGAGTTGCCA AAAGTTCCGAACACTGCTGCTAGTGGGGATGGAAGCAGTAATGTAACATTCTTTAGAGCTGTTCTATTAGTTCGAAGAGGAAGG TATGATGAAGCACGTGAGTATGTTGAGAGAGCTAGGAAATGCTTGGCAACAGAGCTTGCTGCTTTG ATGGATACCAGTGAAGATTTCGAAAGTATTTTTCTGGAAATATTGCACAGGGAGATTTGTGTTGGccaatccttacaagttcagAG CTGCTACACCAAAACAAATTAG
- the LOC126612626 gene encoding beta-amylase 7-like — protein sequence MEMDLKEEDDGDNEDGEKHVDASQMMAGVDGEMPTISNNNTRLEQHHQFQEQVGTSGGGGARRCRPMEEKERTKLREWQHRAITARILAGLRRHGIYNLRVRADINDVIAALAREAGWVVLPDGTRFPSKSQELLLAFRALGSLMLAACNTKGVYLPSLSPYDLLSSARSQGSSIVGDGAGQTESHLLIGGSMYNVGNKQWWYAFPDISLGMQVLNSLIWSFFIVDIPLKLQERDFSSTAYIPVYVMLPLGVINMKCELVDPDGLLKQLRVLKSVNVDGFMVDCWSGIVERHAPQEYNWNGYKRLFQMVRELKLKLQTVYLTHEKSLQHYCNGT from the exons ATGGAGATGGACTTGAAAGAAGAGGATGATGGCGATAATGAAGATGGAGAGAAGCATGTTGATGCCTCCCAAATGATGGCGGGGGTTGATGGAGAAATGCCAACAATAAGCAATAATAATACCCGTTTGGAACAGCACCATCAATTTCAAGAACAAGTGGGGACTTCTGGAGGGGGAGGAGCTAGGAGGTGTAGACCCATGGAAGAGAAGGAGAGAACCAAGTTAAGAGAATGGCAGCACAGGGCAATCACAGCGAGGATCTTAGCAGGGTTACGGAGGCATGGAATTTATAATCTTAGAGTTAGGGCTGATATCAATGATGTAATTGCAGCTTTGGCTAGGGAAGCTGGCTGGGTTGTTCTTCCAGATGGAACAAGATTTCCTTCAAAATCTCAG GAGTTACTGCTGGCTTTCAGAGCCCTGGGGAGCTTAATGCTTGCAGCTTGCAACACCAAAGGTGTTTATTTACCCAGTTTATCACCTTATGATCTCCTCTCAAGTGCTCGGTCCCAAGGTTCATCCATTGTTGGAGATGGAGCAGGTCAAACAGAGAGTCATCTTCTTATTGGTGGCTCCATGTATAATGTTGGCAACAAACAG TGGTGGTATGCGTTTCCGGATATATCTCTTGGTATGCAGGTGTTGAATTCTCTTATATGGTCATTCTTT ATTGTTGACATACCCCTGAAGTTACAAGAACGTGATTTCTCCAGCACCGCGTACATTCCAGTTTATGTAATGCTACCA CTAGGTGTCATTAATATGAAGTGTGAGCTGGTTGATCCAGATGGTCTACTAAAGCAGCTAAGGGTATTGAAATCAGTTAATGTAGATGGCTTTATGGTTGATTGCTGGTCGGGAATAGTAGAGAGACATGCTCCACAGGAGTATAATTGGAATGGATACAAGAGGCTCTTTCAGATGGTGCGCGAGCTTAAGCTGAAGCTACAG ACCGTGTACCTCACgcatgaaaaatctctccaacacTACTGCAATGGAACATAA